One region of Bradyrhizobium betae genomic DNA includes:
- a CDS encoding DUF7662 domain-containing protein has protein sequence MNDYDALRDYLMRHKQAEFVLSFEQIEEIIGAALPRAANRASWWDTSRSPDIQMPQREACLAAGFKAMRMPDGQTVRFTKLKNDRRR, from the coding sequence GTGAACGATTACGACGCGTTGCGCGACTATCTGATGCGGCACAAGCAGGCGGAATTCGTGCTGAGCTTCGAGCAGATCGAGGAGATCATCGGCGCGGCCCTGCCGCGCGCGGCCAATCGTGCCTCATGGTGGGACACCTCGCGCAGCCCCGACATCCAGATGCCGCAGCGCGAGGCCTGCCTCGCCGCGGGTTTCAAGGCCATGCGGATGCCGGATGGCCAGACGGTGCGGTTCACCAAGCTGAAGAATGACCGGCGGCGGTAG
- a CDS encoding SDR family NAD(P)-dependent oxidoreductase, whose translation MANELDFSGRQVLVVGGSSGIGNGIAQAFRARGAAVAVCGTRAHATEYSPEEGSDLTGLSYAQLDVSDAGAIEAFKPSFDRLDVLVLAQGAVLYRRGEFEMAGFRKVVEVNLMSLMACATRFHSMLRDSRGALIMVSSTAAYHSTMGNPAYNASKTGAVGLTRTLGEAWAEDGIRVNGIAPGLVDTKMTKVTTDNPKRLEGALARIPLRRLGTPADMAGAALFLASPLSSYIIGQTLVVDGGLIL comes from the coding sequence ATGGCGAACGAGCTGGATTTTTCGGGCAGGCAGGTGCTGGTCGTCGGAGGGTCCAGCGGCATCGGCAACGGCATCGCACAAGCCTTTCGCGCGCGGGGCGCGGCTGTTGCGGTCTGCGGCACGCGTGCTCACGCAACGGAATATTCGCCGGAGGAGGGCTCCGATCTCACCGGTCTTTCTTACGCGCAACTCGATGTCAGCGATGCCGGCGCGATCGAAGCCTTCAAGCCGTCGTTCGATCGTCTCGATGTGCTCGTGCTCGCGCAGGGCGCGGTGCTCTACCGCCGCGGTGAGTTCGAGATGGCCGGTTTTCGCAAGGTCGTCGAGGTCAATCTGATGAGCCTGATGGCTTGCGCCACGCGATTCCATTCCATGTTGCGGGATTCCAGGGGCGCGCTGATCATGGTGTCGTCGACCGCGGCCTATCACTCCACCATGGGCAATCCGGCCTACAATGCATCGAAGACCGGCGCGGTCGGATTGACGCGGACCCTGGGCGAGGCCTGGGCCGAGGATGGCATCCGGGTCAACGGCATTGCGCCCGGCCTCGTCGACACCAAGATGACGAAGGTGACGACCGACAATCCCAAGCGGCTCGAAGGCGCGCTGGCGCGCATTCCGTTGCGGCGATTGGGCACGCCGGCCGACATGGCGGGCGCGGCCCTGTTCCTGGCGTCGCCGCTGTCGTCCTACATCATCGGCCAGACACTGGTCGTCGACGGCGGACTCATTCTTTAG
- a CDS encoding DUF459 domain-containing protein: protein MSKPKSFFKALTETGPLIALGTALAILVSIAGPASAQFFNFPGFGGPPQRSAPPQRGGGRDGGWFGGDFFAPFQQQQPQAPRQDFSRAPAPAKRDTIPDKNVLVIGDAMADWLAYGLEDAYTEQPDMGVIRKHKTTSGLIKYQPKGEPSDWAAAAKGILETEKPEIIVVMLGLNDRISIREPVADKSDKTSDKDKKNDKGARAKPPAKPGDAKPGDTAAKPDDKPADADLPQDDADNADTPAAAPEKTARNPNGLYEFRDDRWVELYGKKIEELANVLKSKGVPVLWVGLPAIRGPKGTADMLFLDSLYREGAAKAGITYVDVWDGFVDEAGRFLQKGPDFEGQIRQLRSYDGVYFTKPGARKLAHYVEREITRLLAGRSGPIALPSEPATPDTSAEPGKPAPRPLAGPIVPLVAASISTDQLLGGPGTRPAAVDALAVKTLVKGEPLAAPAGRADDYSWPRREVGREQAKGDTPMAATTPDGGTGTPGTPGAAAAIAPPKLAPKKPATPQQPAQSTPSIRDFFGFGSPQPAPAPRQLAPAPGPRNPAQNPAIPRPPGNVGRSAEVIR, encoded by the coding sequence ATGTCGAAGCCAAAATCCTTTTTCAAGGCGCTGACCGAGACCGGCCCGCTGATCGCGCTGGGGACGGCGCTCGCGATATTGGTCTCCATCGCAGGACCCGCCTCGGCGCAGTTCTTCAACTTCCCCGGCTTCGGCGGCCCGCCGCAGCGCTCGGCTCCGCCGCAGCGGGGCGGCGGACGCGACGGGGGATGGTTCGGCGGCGACTTCTTCGCGCCATTCCAGCAGCAGCAGCCGCAGGCGCCGCGCCAGGATTTTTCGCGCGCGCCGGCGCCCGCCAAGCGCGACACCATCCCCGACAAGAACGTGCTGGTGATCGGCGACGCCATGGCCGACTGGCTCGCCTACGGCCTGGAAGACGCCTACACCGAGCAGCCCGACATGGGCGTGATCCGCAAGCACAAGACCACGTCCGGCCTGATCAAGTACCAGCCGAAGGGCGAGCCCTCGGATTGGGCGGCCGCTGCGAAGGGCATCCTCGAGACCGAGAAGCCCGAAATCATCGTCGTCATGCTCGGCCTCAACGATCGCATCTCGATCCGCGAGCCCGTAGCGGACAAGTCCGATAAGACTTCGGACAAGGACAAGAAGAACGACAAGGGCGCGCGCGCAAAACCGCCGGCCAAGCCGGGCGATGCCAAGCCCGGCGATACTGCGGCCAAGCCGGACGACAAGCCGGCCGATGCCGACCTGCCGCAGGACGATGCCGACAACGCCGACACACCTGCGGCCGCGCCCGAAAAGACGGCGCGCAACCCGAACGGCCTCTACGAATTCCGTGATGATCGCTGGGTCGAGCTCTACGGCAAGAAGATCGAGGAACTGGCCAACGTCCTCAAGAGCAAGGGCGTCCCGGTGCTCTGGGTCGGGCTGCCCGCGATTCGCGGTCCCAAGGGCACCGCGGACATGCTGTTCCTGGATTCGCTCTATCGCGAAGGCGCGGCCAAGGCCGGCATCACCTATGTCGACGTCTGGGACGGCTTTGTCGACGAGGCCGGCCGCTTCCTGCAGAAAGGTCCGGACTTCGAAGGCCAGATCCGTCAGCTCCGCAGCTATGACGGCGTCTATTTCACCAAGCCCGGCGCGCGCAAGCTCGCCCACTATGTCGAGCGCGAGATCACGCGCCTGCTCGCAGGACGCTCCGGCCCGATCGCGCTGCCGAGCGAGCCGGCGACGCCCGACACCAGCGCCGAACCAGGCAAGCCCGCGCCGCGGCCGCTGGCGGGCCCGATCGTGCCGCTGGTTGCGGCGTCGATTTCGACCGATCAATTGCTGGGCGGACCGGGCACACGTCCCGCCGCCGTCGATGCGCTTGCCGTCAAGACATTGGTGAAGGGCGAGCCGCTGGCGGCACCCGCGGGCCGCGCCGACGATTATTCCTGGCCGCGCCGGGAAGTCGGCCGCGAGCAGGCCAAGGGTGATACGCCGATGGCGGCGACGACGCCTGACGGTGGTACCGGCACTCCCGGCACGCCGGGCGCCGCCGCGGCGATCGCGCCGCCGAAGCTCGCGCCGAAGAAGCCGGCGACGCCGCAGCAGCCTGCGCAATCCACGCCGTCCATTCGCGATTTCTTTGGCTTCGGCTCTCCGCAGCCCGCTCCAGCGCCGCGTCAGCTAGCGCCCGCACCAGGACCGCGCAATCCAGCTCAAAATCCTGCGATCCCCCGACCGCCGGGTAACGTCGGGCGATCGGCGGAAGTCATCCGGTAA
- a CDS encoding TauD/TfdA dioxygenase family protein: MTIAIRQLQKHFVGEVSGLDLRKPLTEAEAREVEAAMDTYAVLVFHDQDITDEQQMAFALNFGQREDARGGTVTKAQDYRLQSGLNDVSNLGKDGKPLAKDSRTHLFNLGNCLWHSDSSFRPIPAKFSLLSARVVNPKGGNTEFADMRAAYDALDDETKAEIDDLVCEHSLMYSRGSLGFTEYTDDEKQMFKPVLQRLVRTHPVHRRKSLYLSSHAGKIVSMSVPEGRLLLRDLNEHATQPEFVYVHKWKLHDLVMWDNRQTMHRVRRYDQSQPRDMRRATVAGTEPTVQQQAAE; encoded by the coding sequence ATGACGATCGCCATCCGGCAGCTTCAAAAACATTTCGTCGGCGAGGTCTCCGGTCTCGATTTGCGCAAGCCGCTCACCGAGGCGGAGGCCCGCGAGGTCGAGGCCGCCATGGACACATACGCGGTGCTCGTCTTCCACGACCAGGACATCACCGACGAGCAGCAGATGGCCTTTGCGCTGAATTTCGGTCAACGCGAGGACGCGCGCGGCGGCACTGTGACCAAGGCGCAGGACTACCGGCTCCAGTCGGGCCTCAACGACGTGTCCAATCTCGGCAAGGACGGCAAGCCGCTGGCGAAGGACAGCCGCACGCATCTGTTCAATCTCGGCAACTGCCTGTGGCATTCCGACAGCTCGTTCCGTCCCATCCCGGCAAAATTCTCGCTGCTGTCAGCGCGCGTGGTGAACCCAAAGGGCGGCAACACCGAATTCGCCGACATGCGCGCCGCCTATGACGCGCTCGACGACGAGACCAAAGCGGAGATCGACGACCTCGTCTGCGAGCACTCGCTGATGTATTCGCGGGGATCGCTCGGCTTCACCGAATACACCGACGACGAGAAGCAGATGTTCAAGCCGGTGCTGCAGCGGCTGGTGCGCACCCATCCGGTACATCGCCGCAAGTCGCTGTATCTGTCATCGCATGCCGGCAAGATCGTCAGCATGAGCGTGCCGGAGGGCCGGCTGCTGCTGCGCGACCTCAACGAGCACGCCACGCAGCCGGAATTCGTCTACGTCCACAAATGGAAACTGCATGACCTCGTGATGTGGGACAACCGCCAGACCATGCACCGCGTCCGCCGCTACGACCAGTCCCAGCCCCGCGACATGCGCCGCGCAACGGTCGCGGGGACGGAGCCAACGGTGCAGCAGCAGGCGGCGGAGTAG
- a CDS encoding CsbD family protein has product MDKDRIIGSAKEFAGRAEGAVGDLAGDAQTQASGKAREAAGTVQNLYGQAKDAVRDAGETAASYAKDAYDKPAETLRDGSQAIAQKVQDNPLGSLLIAGGIGFALALLMSRPVRRPPPRWRY; this is encoded by the coding sequence ATGGACAAGGATCGAATCATCGGATCAGCCAAGGAGTTCGCCGGACGCGCCGAAGGCGCTGTCGGTGATCTCGCGGGCGATGCGCAGACACAGGCATCGGGCAAGGCGCGCGAGGCCGCCGGCACCGTGCAGAATCTCTACGGCCAGGCCAAGGATGCCGTGCGTGACGCTGGCGAAACGGCGGCCAGCTACGCCAAGGACGCTTACGACAAGCCCGCCGAAACCCTACGCGACGGTTCGCAGGCGATTGCCCAGAAGGTGCAGGACAATCCGCTTGGCTCGCTCCTGATCGCCGGAGGCATCGGCTTCGCGCTCGCGCTGCTGATGTCGCGCCCCGTCCGCCGCCCGCCGCCGCGCTGGCGCTACTAG
- a CDS encoding SDR family NAD(P)-dependent oxidoreductase produces MSDFKQLSRSVKGLTVLITGAASGMGRATARVFASEGANVAVTDYDEQGALSVAREIAASGGSAKAWKLDVADGGEIKRVVGDVASHFGGLDIIVNNAGISVRVAIDDEAYEDAWARGIAVMLTAHPRIIGAALPHLRKSTSPRIVNIASTEALGATALHSPYSAAKGGVASLTRSLAVELGREGITVNCICPGPICTAITDRISEEHKTIYAKRRTALGRYGDPEEVAHMTLSLCLPAASFLTGAVIPVDGGLMARNA; encoded by the coding sequence ATGTCCGACTTCAAGCAGCTCAGCCGGTCCGTGAAGGGCCTGACCGTTCTCATCACCGGCGCAGCCAGCGGCATGGGGCGTGCGACTGCGCGCGTGTTCGCAAGCGAAGGCGCGAACGTCGCCGTGACTGATTACGACGAGCAAGGCGCGCTATCCGTCGCCAGAGAGATCGCGGCGAGCGGCGGTTCGGCGAAGGCCTGGAAACTCGACGTCGCCGACGGCGGCGAGATCAAGCGTGTCGTCGGCGATGTGGCGTCGCATTTCGGCGGGCTCGATATCATCGTCAACAATGCAGGCATCTCCGTCCGCGTCGCGATCGACGACGAAGCCTACGAGGACGCCTGGGCCAGGGGCATCGCGGTGATGCTGACGGCGCATCCGCGCATCATCGGCGCGGCGCTGCCGCATCTGCGCAAATCGACGAGCCCGCGCATCGTCAACATCGCCTCGACCGAAGCGCTCGGCGCCACCGCGTTGCACAGCCCCTATTCGGCGGCGAAGGGCGGCGTCGCCAGCCTCACCCGCTCGCTCGCGGTGGAGCTCGGCCGCGAGGGCATCACCGTCAACTGCATCTGCCCGGGGCCGATCTGCACCGCGATCACCGACCGCATCTCGGAGGAGCACAAGACCATCTATGCCAAGCGCCGCACCGCACTCGGCCGCTACGGCGATCCCGAGGAAGTCGCACACATGACGCTGAGCCTGTGCCTGCCGGCCGCATCCTTCCTGACCGGCGCGGTGATCCCGGTGGACGGCGGCCTGATGGCGCGCAACGCGTGA
- a CDS encoding sensor domain-containing diguanylate cyclase codes for MLSGWRDVTARRPWRISAKLLIISSVVTVIGFSAICVNIMLDMRRGEEALARQTLENLATSIDADISRNIEIYDLSLKAVASNMLLPEINTVSRTIRQLILFDHATTARHFGAIQVFDAEGRLTIDASSLDPLPENRGDEDYFRVHRDNPGAGLFISRPMLFRGAYSIVLSRRISDTDGGFLGVVAGSIRFSYFHELFERLSLDPEDTITVLKRDRTIMMRRPFDLDIIGKNLNDRQAWKADNLRVGASYSGQGPVDPTPRLYARSGDSGPLFVVAGKPLSVVFELWRKEAIRIGAVVLLLALFLLGSAIGLAREISRRAEAESKLEEMATTDALTGLKNRRKFDHVIDSEWRRAIRQKTPVALLMIDADHFKAYNDTFGHQAGDQVLVGIAICISDSVSRAGDCAARYGGEEFAVLLPNTSATDAFKVAEAIRGKVQGWSDDQTTSTVSCGIASLVPAIGMDWSILVAAADKALYAAKAGGRNQSVVASLPKLSLVA; via the coding sequence ATGCTGTCTGGATGGCGTGACGTCACGGCCCGCCGGCCGTGGCGGATTTCGGCGAAGCTGTTGATCATCTCGTCCGTCGTGACGGTGATCGGCTTTTCCGCCATTTGCGTCAACATCATGCTGGACATGCGCCGCGGCGAGGAGGCGCTCGCCCGCCAGACGCTGGAAAACCTCGCCACCTCCATCGACGCCGACATCAGCCGCAACATCGAGATCTACGACCTCTCCCTGAAGGCGGTCGCCAGCAACATGCTGCTGCCGGAGATCAACACGGTCTCCAGGACGATCCGTCAACTGATCCTGTTCGACCATGCCACGACGGCGAGGCATTTCGGCGCCATCCAGGTGTTCGATGCCGAGGGCAGGCTGACCATCGACGCCTCCAGCCTCGATCCCCTGCCGGAGAACCGGGGCGATGAGGATTACTTCAGGGTTCATCGTGACAATCCGGGCGCCGGGCTCTTCATCAGCCGCCCGATGCTGTTCCGCGGCGCCTATTCGATCGTGCTCAGCCGGCGCATCAGCGATACCGACGGCGGCTTCCTCGGCGTCGTCGCCGGCTCGATCCGCTTCAGCTATTTCCACGAATTGTTCGAGCGTCTGAGTCTCGATCCCGAAGACACCATCACCGTGCTCAAGCGCGACCGCACCATCATGATGCGGCGGCCGTTCGACCTCGACATCATCGGCAAAAATCTGAACGACCGCCAGGCCTGGAAGGCCGACAATCTCCGGGTCGGCGCCTCCTATTCGGGGCAGGGTCCGGTCGATCCGACGCCGCGGCTCTATGCGCGCAGCGGCGACAGCGGACCGCTGTTTGTCGTGGCCGGAAAGCCGCTGAGCGTCGTGTTCGAGCTCTGGCGGAAGGAGGCCATTCGCATCGGCGCCGTGGTGTTGTTGCTCGCGCTGTTCCTGCTGGGATCGGCGATCGGGCTGGCGCGCGAGATCAGCCGGCGCGCCGAAGCCGAAAGCAAGCTCGAGGAGATGGCGACGACGGACGCGCTGACAGGCCTGAAGAACCGCCGCAAGTTCGACCATGTGATCGACAGCGAGTGGCGACGTGCCATTCGCCAGAAGACGCCGGTCGCGCTGTTGATGATCGATGCCGATCACTTCAAGGCCTACAATGACACGTTCGGCCACCAGGCCGGCGACCAGGTGCTGGTCGGCATCGCGATCTGCATTTCCGATTCGGTGAGCCGCGCCGGCGATTGCGCCGCGCGCTATGGCGGCGAGGAGTTCGCCGTGCTGCTGCCGAACACCTCGGCCACCGACGCCTTCAAGGTCGCCGAGGCGATCCGCGGCAAGGTGCAGGGCTGGTCCGACGACCAGACGACGTCGACGGTCTCCTGCGGCATCGCCAGCCTCGTTCCCGCGATCGGCATGGACTGGTCGATCCTGGTCGCGGCCGCGGACAAGGCGCTCTACGCGGCGAAAGCCGGAGGCCGCAACCAATCCGTTGTCGCGAGCCTTCCGAAGCTGTCGCTGGTGGCGTGA
- a CDS encoding lytic murein transglycosylase — protein sequence MAQSLAGLARRARSVTGGAMIAAALLLPACAHAQAQNGLSNLFGGIFSGSNPTPPQAPPGPGGAQTGVQPWSGEDGASGHPLMTAAAIREAAGNFGNCVAGMWPDAARRGITQENFQRFTTGLSPDLRIMDLMDSQPEFTKSIWDYLDILVNDNRLAKGREVLAKYKAQFDATEKAYGVDRFIIASIWGIESNYSTQMGDRNVLQSTATLACIGRRQAYFKDEFLSGLEILNRGDLRPEQMRGSWAGAFGPTQFMPTAFKRFAVDGDGDGRRDVVDNPTDLIASTANNLKKDGWQAGQTWGYEVVVPQGFNYMLADRAKAMTMAQWEKLGLKRPAGQPFPHPAEKAYLLAPAGAQGPGFLMLQNYRVIMKYNPAEAYALAIGHFADRLRGGQPFVQPWPRQERELSRTERLELQQLLAQRGFYKGTPDGQFGGQTREALRNFQASIGVPADGFASSDALERLRGR from the coding sequence ATGGCGCAATCATTGGCAGGACTGGCAAGACGCGCTCGATCAGTGACCGGCGGAGCGATGATTGCGGCCGCTTTGCTGCTGCCGGCTTGCGCACACGCCCAGGCGCAGAACGGCCTGTCGAACCTGTTCGGCGGTATCTTCTCCGGCTCGAACCCCACGCCCCCACAAGCTCCGCCTGGCCCCGGCGGTGCTCAAACGGGAGTTCAGCCCTGGAGCGGCGAGGACGGCGCCTCCGGCCATCCGCTGATGACGGCGGCCGCGATCCGCGAGGCCGCCGGCAATTTTGGCAATTGCGTCGCGGGCATGTGGCCCGATGCCGCACGGCGCGGCATCACCCAGGAGAATTTCCAGCGCTTCACGACCGGGCTGTCACCCGACCTGCGCATCATGGATCTCATGGATTCGCAGCCGGAGTTCACCAAGTCGATCTGGGACTATCTCGACATCCTCGTGAACGACAACCGCCTCGCCAAGGGCCGCGAGGTGCTCGCCAAATACAAGGCGCAGTTCGACGCCACCGAAAAGGCCTATGGCGTCGATCGCTTCATCATCGCCTCGATCTGGGGCATCGAGTCCAATTACTCGACGCAGATGGGCGACCGCAACGTGCTGCAATCGACCGCGACGCTCGCCTGCATCGGGCGCCGCCAAGCCTATTTCAAGGACGAATTCCTCTCGGGCCTCGAGATCCTCAACCGCGGTGATCTCAGGCCTGAACAGATGCGCGGCTCCTGGGCCGGCGCCTTCGGCCCAACCCAGTTCATGCCGACCGCATTCAAGCGCTTTGCCGTGGACGGCGATGGCGACGGACGCCGCGACGTCGTCGACAATCCCACCGACCTGATCGCCTCGACCGCCAACAATTTGAAGAAGGACGGCTGGCAGGCCGGCCAGACCTGGGGCTACGAGGTCGTTGTGCCCCAGGGATTCAACTACATGCTGGCCGATCGCGCCAAGGCAATGACGATGGCGCAGTGGGAGAAGCTCGGGCTCAAGCGCCCGGCGGGCCAACCCTTCCCGCATCCGGCGGAAAAAGCCTATCTGCTGGCGCCGGCGGGCGCGCAGGGGCCGGGCTTCCTGATGCTCCAGAACTACCGCGTCATCATGAAGTACAACCCGGCCGAGGCCTATGCGCTGGCGATCGGCCATTTCGCCGACCGCCTGCGCGGGGGGCAGCCCTTCGTGCAGCCCTGGCCGCGGCAGGAACGGGAGCTGTCCCGCACCGAGCGGCTGGAACTCCAGCAGCTGCTGGCCCAGCGCGGCTTCTACAAGGGCACCCCGGACGGCCAGTTCGGCGGCCAGACCCGGGAGGCCCTGCGGAACTTCCAGGCCTCGATCGGCGTGCCAGCCGACGGATTTGCCTCCTCCGACGCGCTGGAACGGCTCCGCGGCCGGTAA
- the galU gene encoding UTP--glucose-1-phosphate uridylyltransferase GalU, giving the protein MKIRKAVFPVAGLGTRVLPATKAMPKEMLTIVDKPLIQYVYDEAREAGIEHFIFVTGRNKNVIEDHFDKMFELDATLAARGKKTEQDILAQNQPEAGAVSFTRQQAPLGLGHAVWCARDIVGNEPFAVVLPDELVLNTTGCLKQMIETASTLGEKSNVIAVEAVPDHLTHQYGICGVGKRTGKMFEVDGMVEKPAKGTAPSNLSITGRYILQPEIFKILETQERGAGGEIQLTDAMIGLARSQKFYGVEFEGERHDCGSKPGFLRANIAYGLKRPELRDGLIAEMKKYLGQ; this is encoded by the coding sequence ATGAAAATTCGCAAAGCCGTATTCCCCGTCGCCGGCCTCGGCACCCGTGTCCTGCCCGCCACCAAGGCGATGCCGAAGGAAATGCTGACCATCGTCGACAAGCCGTTGATCCAGTACGTCTATGACGAGGCGAGGGAAGCCGGCATCGAGCACTTCATCTTCGTCACCGGCCGCAACAAAAACGTCATCGAAGATCATTTCGACAAGATGTTCGAGCTCGACGCGACGCTCGCCGCGCGCGGTAAGAAGACCGAGCAGGACATCCTGGCGCAGAACCAGCCGGAGGCCGGCGCCGTCAGCTTCACGCGCCAGCAGGCCCCGCTCGGCCTTGGTCACGCCGTCTGGTGCGCGCGCGACATCGTCGGCAACGAGCCGTTCGCGGTCGTGCTGCCCGACGAGCTCGTGCTCAACACCACCGGCTGCCTGAAGCAGATGATCGAGACGGCATCGACGCTCGGTGAAAAATCCAACGTCATTGCGGTCGAGGCGGTGCCCGACCATCTCACCCATCAATACGGCATCTGCGGCGTTGGCAAACGCACCGGCAAGATGTTCGAGGTCGACGGCATGGTCGAGAAGCCGGCCAAGGGCACCGCACCCTCCAACCTTTCGATCACCGGCCGCTACATCCTCCAGCCGGAAATCTTCAAGATCCTCGAGACCCAGGAGCGTGGTGCCGGCGGCGAGATCCAGCTCACCGACGCCATGATCGGGCTTGCCAGGTCGCAGAAATTCTACGGCGTCGAGTTCGAAGGCGAGCGCCATGATTGCGGCTCCAAGCCCGGCTTCCTCCGCGCCAACATCGCCTACGGCTTGAAGCGGCCGGAACTGCGTGACGGGCTGATCGCGGAGATGAAGAAGTATCTGGGGCAGTAG
- a CDS encoding protein-disulfide reductase DsbD domain-containing protein: MLTRVPRRAAIGVATILLASSLALAARADDASPWQRDGHSAVRLLAGSRSGAVLLGGIAFQIQPGWKTYWRNPGDSGVPPRFDFSKSDNVEAVTIMWPAPQKFDDGAGGHSIGYHDQVVLPLRIVAKAADKPVTLRAEINYAVCEKLCIPVEANAELGFNSVASTEDANLRAALDTVPKPATIGDPNPLTIRDVKRDGPRNVVVDVVVPDSRNVNLYVEGPTPDWSLPIPAPVEHSPPGVKRFSFELDGLPPGAKSDGAALKFTLVGAEKSYEFNTSLD, encoded by the coding sequence ATGCTGACAAGAGTTCCCAGGCGTGCGGCGATTGGCGTCGCGACAATCTTGCTCGCGTCATCACTGGCGCTTGCAGCCCGCGCCGACGACGCCTCGCCGTGGCAACGTGACGGACATTCCGCTGTGCGGTTGCTCGCGGGGTCGCGGAGCGGCGCAGTCTTGCTTGGCGGCATCGCTTTCCAGATCCAGCCCGGATGGAAGACCTACTGGCGCAACCCCGGCGATTCCGGCGTTCCGCCGCGGTTCGACTTCTCGAAGTCGGACAATGTCGAGGCGGTGACAATCATGTGGCCGGCGCCGCAGAAATTCGACGACGGCGCGGGTGGCCATTCGATCGGCTATCACGACCAGGTCGTGCTGCCGCTGCGCATCGTCGCCAAGGCCGCCGACAAGCCGGTGACGCTGCGCGCCGAGATCAACTATGCGGTCTGCGAAAAACTCTGCATCCCCGTCGAGGCCAATGCCGAGCTCGGCTTCAACAGTGTCGCCTCGACCGAGGACGCCAATCTGCGTGCAGCGCTCGATACCGTGCCGAAGCCGGCCACGATCGGTGATCCCAACCCGCTGACCATCCGCGACGTCAAGCGTGACGGGCCCAGGAATGTGGTCGTGGACGTGGTTGTACCTGATAGCCGCAATGTCAATTTGTACGTGGAAGGGCCGACCCCCGATTGGTCGCTGCCGATCCCGGCGCCGGTCGAGCATAGCCCGCCGGGCGTGAAACGATTCTCCTTCGAGCTCGATGGGCTGCCGCCGGGCGCCAAGTCCGACGGCGCGGCATTGAAGTTCACGCTGGTGGGGGCGGAGAAGTCGTACGAGTTCAATACGAGCCTGGATTGA
- a CDS encoding YqgE/AlgH family protein produces MAPTGKRTGESTRGASLAPPGSADYLDGRLLIAMPVMGDERFERSVIYLCAHSAEGAMGIIVNHPAGSIDFPELLQQLGIIKKGEHIRLPENAESMKVLRGGPVDTGRGFVLHSSDFYIENATLRIDDGVCLTATVDILRAIANGSGPKHAILALGYAGWAPGQLETEIQSNGWLHCDADADLIFGDDVDEKYGRALRKIGIDPGMLSNEAGHA; encoded by the coding sequence ATGGCTCCCACAGGCAAGAGAACGGGCGAAAGCACCCGCGGCGCGAGTCTCGCGCCGCCCGGTTCGGCCGATTACCTCGACGGCCGGCTTTTGATCGCGATGCCCGTGATGGGCGACGAGCGCTTCGAGCGCTCGGTGATCTATCTCTGCGCCCATTCCGCCGAGGGGGCGATGGGCATCATCGTCAACCATCCGGCCGGCAGCATCGACTTCCCCGAGCTCCTGCAGCAGCTCGGCATCATCAAGAAGGGCGAGCATATCAGGCTGCCCGAGAATGCCGAAAGCATGAAGGTACTCCGCGGTGGCCCTGTCGATACCGGGCGCGGCTTCGTGCTGCATTCCAGCGATTTCTACATCGAGAACGCGACGCTCCGGATCGACGACGGCGTCTGCCTTACCGCGACCGTCGACATCCTGCGCGCGATCGCCAACGGCTCCGGTCCCAAGCATGCCATCCTCGCGCTCGGCTATGCCGGCTGGGCGCCGGGCCAACTCGAGACCGAGATCCAGAGCAACGGCTGGCTGCATTGCGATGCGGATGCGGATCTGATCTTTGGCGACGACGTCGACGAGAAATACGGTCGCGCACTCCGCAAGATCGGCATCGACCCCGGCATGCTCTCGAACGAGGCGGGGCACGCGTAG